A window of the Oncorhynchus mykiss isolate Arlee chromosome 15, USDA_OmykA_1.1, whole genome shotgun sequence genome harbors these coding sequences:
- the LOC110490297 gene encoding electron transfer flavoprotein regulatory factor 1 isoform X1 gives MICHLLLTSLTMHFCSQAQCDRENRFCVIGITGTVVKAATVSGSDMANPLRSEVRQLYKNLLFLGREYPKGADYFRERLKGAFMKNKDVTDPKEIKKLVDRGEFVIKELEALYYLRKYRAMKKRYYEEELSAVLNIGRPVD, from the exons ATGATTTGTCATTTGCTGCTGACgtcactcacaatgcacttttgcagcCAGGCACAGTGTGACAGAGAAAATCGTTTTTGTGTCATTGGCATCactggtacag TAGTGAAGGCTGCTACGGTCTCAGGCAGTGACATGGCCAACCCTCTGAGGAGTGAGGTTAGACAGCTGTACAAGAAT CTCCTGTTTTTGGGACGGGAATACCCCAAAGGCGCAGACTACTTCAGGGAACGTCTGAAGGGTGCCTTTATGAAGAACAAAGATGTCACAGACCCTAAGGAGATCAAAAAGCTAGTCGACCGTGGGGAGTTTGTGATCAAGGAACTGGAGGCCCTGTACTATCTGAGGAAGTACAGAGCCATGAAGAAGCGTTACTACGAAGAAGAATTGTCCGCCGTGCTGAATATAGGCAGACCGGTAGACTGA
- the LOC110490297 gene encoding electron transfer flavoprotein regulatory factor 1 isoform X2 produces MANPLRSEVRQLYKNLLFLGREYPKGADYFRERLKGAFMKNKDVTDPKEIKKLVDRGEFVIKELEALYYLRKYRAMKKRYYEEELSAVLNIGRPVD; encoded by the exons ATGGCCAACCCTCTGAGGAGTGAGGTTAGACAGCTGTACAAGAAT CTCCTGTTTTTGGGACGGGAATACCCCAAAGGCGCAGACTACTTCAGGGAACGTCTGAAGGGTGCCTTTATGAAGAACAAAGATGTCACAGACCCTAAGGAGATCAAAAAGCTAGTCGACCGTGGGGAGTTTGTGATCAAGGAACTGGAGGCCCTGTACTATCTGAGGAAGTACAGAGCCATGAAGAAGCGTTACTACGAAGAAGAATTGTCCGCCGTGCTGAATATAGGCAGACCGGTAGACTGA